The Pseudanabaena yagii GIHE-NHR1 genome segment GTGACAGCAACTTCTGCAAGGCTACATAGCACATCGGCGGCGGCAAGGGCTGTAGCGAGGGTTCGCATTGGCTCGATATATTTGGCGGCAAGCGATCGCAGTTCTACAAAAATATCATATTCCAATTGCTTCAATTCATTATCCGCATTGAGAATCCGCGTTTCCCGTTCCTTCAATTCAGGGGTAATGTAACGTTCCTCATTAGTAAGAGTTTGCTTACGAATATAGTCGGCGGGAGCCTGTTCGCTCTTGCCGCGAGAAATACTAATGTAATAGCCAAAAGCTTTGTTAAAGCCAACTTTGAGCGTATTAATACCCGTGCGTTCCTTTTCCTGTTTCTCAAAGGCTGCCAACCATTCCACATCATCGCGACTCTGTTGGCGCAGATGATCTAACTGTTCATTCACTCCCGAACGAATAATATTTCCTTCCGTAATATAAATTGGCGGCTCTTCCACTAGTGTTTTTTGCAACTGTGCGCCCAATTGAAGCAGTTCTGATGGCACGGATTGCAGAGCTTTTAAATAACGAGAATTGGACTTCGCCACAACATCGGCAACATCACGCATTCGATCTAAGGATACGGCTACAGCGATGAGATCCCGTCCATTTGCCGTGCCTGCACCAATGCGACTACATAACCTCTCAATATCATAAATTTGACTCAAACAACTTCTGAGATTCTTACGGAGAGAATGTTGTTTATATAATTCGGAAATGGTATCAAGACGTTCGTTAATCGCGGCAATATCCTTAAGAGGTTGCAATAGCCAACGCCGCAAAGCCCGACTACCCATGCCCGTTGTCGTTTTATCCAATGCCCAAAGTAGCGAACTAAAATATGTGCCATCGCGCACGGTTTGGGTAATTTCTAAATTGCGGCGCGTTTGGTTATCGAGAATCAAATAATCCGCGATCGCATAGGTAGAAATCCCTTGCAAGGGCATCTTCACACTTTTTTGAGTCGATTCTAAATATTCTAAAATCCCCCCTGCGGCGCGGATAGCTAAGGGCAAAGACTGACAGCCAAATCCCTCTAGCGATCGCACCCGAAATGTTTCAAGAATTCGTTGCTTGGCTTCGGCAAGCGCAAAAGAGGATTGCGATCGCGGCGTATAACAAAAGCTCTCAGGTAAAGCGCTAAAGGGTTCGGGCAAAGATGATTGCTTTTTCTGGGCGATGCCTTCCCAAAAATCGGCAGCTTTTTCCGATTTGGAACCACGAAATAATTGCGGATTTGGGACATCAATGGGAATGAGAACTTCCGCAGGTTGCAAGCGCAAGAGTTCTTGAATTAAATGCTCAGTACTATTTAGCTGTGTGACTGCAAACTCACCTGTAGAAATATCGGTATAGGCTAAGCCCCAGTTATCGCCACCATTAGCGATCGCGACTAAAAAATTGTTTTTCTTCGCCGCCAGCATCCCCTCCTCGATCACAGTTCCGGGGGTAATTACTCGCGTGACTTCACGACGAACTAGCCCCTGTGCTTCGGAAGCTGCCTCCATTTGATCACAAACAGCGATCGAGTAGCCCTTTTCAACTAATTGATTAGCATAGCGATCGAGGGCATGGTGGGGAATCCCTGCCATCGCAATCCGCCCGATCACCTTACCACCATCGCGCCCCGTCAGGACTAATTCTAACTCCCGTGAAATTAGTTCTGCATCCTCAAAAAAAGCCTCAAAAAAATCCCCTAATCGATACAGCATGACCGCATGGGGATACTGCTCCTTCATTTCGATATAGTGCAGCATCATCGGTGTGAGGGCAGCGCGATTGATTTGAGTCGAGGACAGAACTAATTCAGCCATTAAATTTCAGACATAAAACAACATGGTAAAACCCATTGTAAACGCCATATTGTATTATTTAAGTAGTTCAGCATAGTTATAAATAAAACCCAGATTGCCGTGCCGTTAACGTAGAGATCGGCATGACAATCTGGGTTTTAAGTTTACTTATGTTTAACTACTTAAATATGTCCGTATTGTTGTGATGAAACCTAACAATTTAGTCTGGAAGGTTTTGGCTTTAATCTATTTGAGCGTATTTACGCTGATCATTGTCCTTGCCTATAACCGTGCCTTACCCGAATATCTGACCCAAAATGATAAAGTTGGGCATATATTTCTGTATGGGTTATCAACTTTCTTAGGACAGATGGCTGGCAATCATCGTACTTTCAAGTTTGCAGCTTGGACATTGCCACTGTTCCCATTAGTGTTTAGTATCTTCACTTTTATAGAAGAATTATGCCAATCACTTTCACCAAATCGAACCTTTGATATTGGAGATTTGGCTGCAAGTTGTCTTGGGATTTTAATTGGATATGGTCTAGCGGAAATAAGCAAACCATCATCTGAGTAAGAATTGAGCAAGAATAAAGGGAAATTAGTACTGCTGCAAAATATTTATGCTACCTAGCGATCTCTTGATGCACCGACTGAATGGCGAAACTGTCATTCCCAAAAGACTGAAATTGGATGATCCGCATCAGGCGATCGCTACGGAATTAATCACTATTTTTGAAAGTTGCAAGGGACAACCCCAGAGCGAACTCGATCGCCAATTGCAAGAACTAGAAGGTGATACGCCAGATTATCGCGTAAAGCGGGGATTAGCGCATATTCTCAAATCTAGCTTTAGCACCTTTGAAATTATTAGTCCATTAGAACCGCAGGAATTGCGCCGCCGCGTCTTTGAACTTTCGGCTCAAGTTATTCCTAGTCAACAAGCTACTAGCGAAACGTTAGAAAAGCTTGCGGAAAAACTCACTCAAGAACTCAATCGTGAAGTGATTCCCTCTCAAATTAAGCAGGGGCTGTATGCAGATCTCATGGAGAATCAAATTCTGACCCAATTTGATACACCAACTACTGAAGACCTCATCCATCGCTATAATCTCTCGCAAGTACAAGGAATTTTTTATCGCGCTAGTCACATGACACTGAATGTGCATCGCAATGATCCGGGGGAATATAAGCTGCTCTTTCGCTATCTCAAGCTCTTTCAATTAATGTCTTATATCGAAGGAGATGTGGATTATGGCTTTACGATTACCGTTGATGGCGCAACTAGTTTATTTGGCACAAGTACACGCTATGGACTAGCGATCGCTAAGCTTCTCCCTGCTTTACTCCATGTCACGAAATGGAGTCTGCAAGCCACGCTCGTTGAAAAGGATACCTATTCTAAACAAAAGCGTAAGGGTTTATTTACCCTTGATTCGGAATGTGGGTTAGTCAGCCATTATCCTGTGGGCAAAATGTATGATAGTGCGCTTGAAGCTTCCTTTGCGGAGAAATGGGCTGATTTAAAAACGGAATGGAAATTAGAAAGAGAAGTGGATTTAATTCCTATTCCCGGAAGTGTGATGATTCCTGATTTTCGCTTAGTGCATCCTGACGGACGCAGTTATTTATTAGAGATAGTGGGCTATTGGCGACCTGAATATTTACGCAAAAAGTTTTCGCAGGTACGACAGGCTAATTGTGAAAATTTAATTTTGGCTATTTCCGAACGGCTAAATCTCGAAAAAGCGGGTGTGAAGGTAAGCGATACTCCTGCATTAACAGTTTGGTTTAAAGACAAGCTGTTACCAAAGTCAGTTTTGCAAGTAATTCCATCAGAAAGCTAGCCTAAATCAAAGAAAACAATTTTTTGCTAGATTTTGCCTATTTCTAGTCATAAATGACAGGTGACAGATCTCTTTGATAAATGTACATTATTCAAAGAGTTTTTTGGTTTTGACTATGACTCATGTTTCTGATGCTTCCGATCCCATTTTGTTGCTGTCAGCATCTAAGGCTCGCTCGTTTGGTATTGCCACCCAGAGTAGTTCTTGCAGTGAAGGCGATCGCCAAAATTATTCCGAATTTTTTACCGTTTGGTTGATGCTCTGCTCAAGGCTTGATGCTCTGAGCCATGATTGGAATGTGAGTTTCTCCGATCCTGTGGCGGTGTCGGACTACATCACGATGCGTTGTTCATTGACAATTGATCGCGTTACCCGTGAGGCGACGGGCAGTGATAAAGGCTGTTTGATTCAAGTAGGCGAGGCAACCATCGGAGTCCATGCGCCCGAACGCGCAATGCTTAATTCCTTTTGCAATGCTGCTGCTCAATTTGGGGTGCTGTTGCCCTTTGCAAGACTACGCACCAAGAAACCTCCAGACAACCGCGAAGATTTGATGGAAGTGGTCAAGATCCTGCGTCAGATGCAACGCAAGCACAAAAGCTTTACGGTGTTTGGTTGGAATTTGCAACCCTTTGCAAATAATTCAGCTAACACCTCGGCGAAATGCTCTGCGAATGTCTCTTCAAAAACTCAACGCGATCGCCAAGCATAGTTTGTTATACCGCCAAAGGCGGTATAACAATAAAATTAGTCTGAAAGATGCGATCGCTATAATTATTGTTATTACTCTTCCCAGACTAAAGATAGCCAAGAATTAGTAGTGCGGCGCTTTGCGCCGCACTACTAATTCTTGGGGTAAGAGAGTATATTGCGATATTACGCAAGCCTCATATAAATAAAAATATGGGATAAAAATATGGAAGAACTTTTAGCATTGAAAGAATTTCTGCTTAAAGGCGATATAGATGGAGCTTTGGGAATTGTTGATGAATTAGAAGAAATGAGCCGAGATGACAAAATCAACAATATTCGTAGCTATGCCGTAATTCTGCTCATGCATCTAATCAAGCAAAAAGTTGAGAATCGCACCACCAGATCTTGGGAGCTATCAATTCGTAATTCTATACGTGGTATCCAAACGAAAAATCAACGCCGTAAAGCTGGCGGGACATACCTTAATACTGAGGAATTACGCCTAGCAATTGCCGAGGCTTATCCCGAAGCTGTTGATCGTGCATCCGTAGAGGTTGAGGAAGGTCGATATGAGCCTAAAGAGTTAGCGCAATTAGTCAACCGTCAGGAAATATGTGATCGCGCCATGATCCTCATCTCCACAAATCTAGAAATTTAGGTATTGCAACATCGCTAAGGCGCATACAAAAAATAAAGAACCGATTTTTTGTTGCGCGGCAAAGCCGCGCAACAAAAAATTTGGTTCCTTATTTTTTTTGCAGAACCCTAACTGCTTCTCAAAAACTGATTGTGATGGCGTAGCTACGCTATGCCATCACAATCAGTTTTTATAGTGTAATGACTATTATTTTTAAAAAAATCATAGTATTCAATCTATAATATGGCTTGTATAAACTAATAACAAACTCAATAGCTCATTGAGAGCTTCTTAGAAGCTGTAAAACCCTGATTCTAGTTCGATTTCTTTGCTACAGAGAGAGAAAATAAGAAATTAGAGGGGCTTCAAGTTTTGCTATACAATTGCCATAGAAACAACACATAAATTAAGTATGGATACAGCAAGTCTCAATGCTCTACTCAATAGTGGCGCGATCTTGCCAGAACTCATTGTCATTGGGACATTGGTACTCGTGCTAGTCGTCGATCTGATTGCATCAGGGCGCAAGTCGGCAAATGTTCTTCCTAATATTGCGATCGCAGGTTTAGTCGCATCCACAGCCGCCCTTGTGTGGCAATGGACAGGCTTAGAAAATCCGATCGCCTTTTTGGGCAGTTTTAATAGTGACAAACTCAGCATTATTTTTCGCGCCATTATTGCCCTATCGGCTCTATTTACGATCCTCGTTTCGATCCGTTATCTAGAGCAGTCAGGCGTAGTAGTTGGCGAGTATCTAGTCATTTTGCTCAGTGCTACCCTCGGCGGCATGTTCCTCACTGGCTCCGACGAAATGGTGATGGTATTTGTCTCCCTTGAAACCCTGAGTATTTCGTCTTACTTGCTGTCGGGTTACACCAAACGCGATCCACGCTCCAATGAAGCGGCACTCAAATATTTATTAGTCGGTGCAGCAAGCTCGGCGATTTTCCTTTATGGGATGTCCTTACTCTACGGACTTTCGGGCGGCGAAACCTCTCTATCCGCGATCGCCTCAAAGATTACCGTTAGCAACACGGCTTTAATTATTGCGATGGTATTTGTAATTGCTGGGGTTTCCTTTAAGCTCTCCGCAGTACCTTTCCACCAATGGACTCCTGACGTTTACGAAGGTTCACCAACGCCTGTAGTTGCCTTTTTGTCAATTGGCTCTAAGGTAGCTGGTTTCGGCTTGGCACTCAGATTTTTGATTACCGCATTCCCTCTGGCTTCTCTCCAATGGCATTACGTGTTTGTCGTATTGACCGTTTTAAGTATGGTCTTGGGCAACGTGGTAGCGATCGCGCAAACCAGCATGAAACGGATGTTGGCTTACTCCTCCATCGGTCAAGCAGGTTTTGTGATGCTCGGTATGGCGATCGACTCCGAAGCAGGTTACGCCAGCATGGTGTTTTACTTGATATTGTATCTGTTCATGAACATGGGGGCATTCGCCTGTATGATTCTGTTTGCCTCGCGCACAGGAACCGATCAAATCAGTGAATACAGTGGCTTATACCAAAAAGATCCTTTGCTGACCCTAGCTTTGAGTGTATGTCTCCTCTCCCTTGGTGGTATTCCTCCCCTCGCAGGTTTCTTTGGTAAGCTCTATATTTTCTGGGCAGGTTGGCAAGCTCAAGCCTATGGCTTGGTCTTACTAGCTCTAGTAATGAGTGTGGTTTCTCTCTACTACTACATCCGCGTCGTTAAGATGATGGTAGTTAAAGAACCTCAAGAAATGTCTGCTTCTGTCAAGAATTATCCAGCAATTACATGGACTCAAGTTGGTATGAAGCCTCTCCAAGCGGCGATCGTCTTTACGCTGATCTTCACAGCGATCGCTGGTATTGCTTCTAACCCTCTCTTCTCCCTATCCAATCAAGCCGTAAAAGAAACCCAGTTTCTCCAAGCTAAAGCTCCAAATGCAAAATCAGTAGCAGTCTTACCAACTACTGCACAATAAAAAAAGGGGGCGCATCGCGCCCCTTTTTTATGAAGTTTGTGGAATTTTTAATTCTGCGTCTGTTAGGTAATTGGTTTTTCTGCTATCAATTTTGTTACTAACTGAAAGCTATCCATCCATTCAGATGTCACCTTATTCCTCCAAGATATCATCTTAAGAATCTTGTTGTAGTCATCTATTGTATTGCGTGAAAATATTGGTTCATGATGAGCAATTCTATTTCTTAATTCTCGTATCTGACCAATATCATTATAGATACATGATCTTATTTGACTAACAGTCATTGCAGTTGGAGAATATGGAAGTATAACTTTGAGATGATCATTCCAAATCCTTGCATCATGACGCGTAGTAAACATCTTTTCCCAAAACACAAACTTTAGTTCAGCGACGACCTTTCCCATTGTTGGCTCTCTTCGTGCTACTGACATAAGATCTTTTCTAGGACTATATGTAGAGGTTGGATTTGGTAAGCTCCTTATGAAACCTTGAGTCCACGGCCAGTTTGATGTATGTATATTCTCTAATGCCTCAACCACTGCATTACGGATACTGACTTCCAATAGATGTATTGGAATAACAAAAGCAGAGGATAGCTGTAAGTTCCATTGATAAAGTTTAAGTGCTTTTGTCCTGTCATTACAACAGTATTGGAGATAGGTCGCAAAGCGTGGAGCGGAAATTATGTGGGGAATATTTGACAGTTGCTCATTAGAAAAATGCATTGCGGAAAGGTCATCTTTGTTTTTTTTAAGAGTATAGTTGCTTTTTTAGCGTTTGCATACTAATATTAGGTTTATAGATGCCTTGAGGTTGCGGGTGCAAGCCTCCCCTCTTAGCGAAACGAATATCTCAAAAGCTCACTCTCAGGGGTGGGCTTTTGTATTGGAATATTTAAAATAGTGATCATCGCTTACAGCGAACTCTGACAATGAACTTTTGAGCAATCGCATAGCTGAGTTAAGATAGTACTCACAGAGAAGATGCAATACCTAGGCTTTTAGAAGACTATTTCGATTTTCTAAGCCCTGATGACATTCGTATTAATGGTCATCGTATTGGCATTCAAGATGTCATTAAATACTATTTAAGCGGCTATACCCCGAAGAAATTTTAGAAGAATTGCCAAGCTTAAACCTAGAAAAAATCTATGCCGTAATTACTTATTATTTAGCTAATCAGACTAAAAACTTGTTAAATGCAATTTGAATGGAATCCAGATAAAGCAAATTTAAATCTAAAAAAACATGGCGTGTCATTCATCGAGGCATCTACGGTATTTAATGATCCCTTATCTATTACATTCCCCGATCCCGATCACTCTTATGGTGAAGAACGTTACGTTATCATTGGTTTATCCAGCACCAATCGAATCCTAGTAGTCCCACACACAGATCGAGCAGATCGGGTTCGGATTATTAGCGCACGAGAAGCAACCCGAAATGAGCGGAGGTTTTATGCAGATGGAGAATAATCACGAATTAGAGGACGAAATGCTTCCTGAATATGACTTTAGCAAAATGAAAGGTGGCGTTAGAGGAAAATATGTTGAGCGCTACAAAACAGGGACAAATGTAGTATTACTCGATCCTGATGTTGCACAAGCATTCCCCACAAGTGACTCAGTTAACGAAGCCCTGCGATTACTCATCCAAATTTCTCAAAGACAGAAAGTCTGAAGGTGTTCTAAAACTATTTTCAAGAATGGTTAAAGAAAGAACTGTTAAAAGGGATCGTTAGGGTGCGATCGCATAGAGAACTAATTTTTAAGGCGATCGCATAGCTGAGCTAAGATATCACTACAGATCCGAAAACACTCTTATGGCTGTCACCCTACCTATCTCTAAAACAATTTTGTCCATAGCGGATGTTGAAGACAAATTTCAACTGTTGCCATGCACCGCGCCGACATTTTTTAGAGAGTGGCAGGATAATTTACCAGAACTAACAGAGATTGAAAAAGCCGTACTTGATCGCCTATTAGTAAGATTTGCAGCACATAGAAGGCGTAGAATCTTAGCCGAAGGTGCTGTTGACAAGCTCATGATCTCGCCATTACTAGATTTAGTCGGATTCTATGAGCCTGAATATGAAGTGCGTACAGAAGAATCAGTTGAATTTGCTTTAGAAGGTGATGAAGAAATTTTGCGCGGTAGAATTGATACTTTAATTGTGCATGAAAAGCTATGGGTATTAGTGATTGAGGCAAAACGCACGATTATGGCTTCGTTAGCAATGCCACAAGCTCTGTCATATATGATGTGTAACCCACAACCTGATATTCCATCGTTTGGAATGATCACAAATGGTGATGAGTTTATTTTTCTGAAGGCGATCGCTCAGCCAACGCCTCTATACAGTGCTTCGCGATCATATTCAATATTTTTTCCTACTGGCAGTCAAGATTTAGTTGAAGTGTTCCGCGTCTTAAAAAAGATTAAAAATCATCTTAAGTAATAGCAAACTTGCGATCGCATAGAGAGCAGGTTAAAAAAGAACTTTTACTCATCTCATAAAAATATATTTTTGACTTAGCGATCGCATTAGGCGTTAACACAGTTTCATTGCCAAAAGCTATAATCAGTAATGATTTGCAAATCAAATTATGCTTCTGCCCACAAACGCAGTAATTGCCAAAGAAAAATTGACAAAATACCTTTTGGTGCTTTTGCCTAAAGATGACAAATCGCAATTTCTTCAGAAAGCAGGATATATACTAGAAAACTGGCAGCAGCTAGAAATTGACCTGAGAGAGCAAATTTTGACACAACCTGCCAAATTTGTAGAGACGACAATCTATGGGAGTAAGTATAGAATTGATGCAATCCTAAGAGGAGTTAACGGAGTAGAGCTTGAAGTTACTACCATCTGGATGTTAACAAATCAACAAGCAAAGTTTGTTACCCTAATTCCTAAACGTTTGAGCGATCGCGAGTAAATATATGAAACCTAAATTTCCTTTATTCTCTGAAGTGGTCTTACTGCAAGATATCCCCACATATAATCTCAAGCGTGGTTCAGTTGCTACGGTTGTAGAGCATTACAACATAAACGAATTAGGACAAGATGGCTATAGTCTCGAAGGTTTTGATATTCCAAATGTGACCGTCGAAGTCGCAGAATCACAAATTATTTCTGTCGAACAATGGCAAAAAGAGATGGAAATCCTAGAAAAACTGCATCGATTAAGTGTAGTAAAACTAGTTCATTTAGAGTCATACATCGAGAAACTATTAAGCGAAGAAAGTAGCGATCAGCTGAAAGTATCTTAAGCGGCTATAGTCCTGAAGAAATTTCAGAATAACTAACAAGCTTAAACCTAGAAAAAATCTATGCTGCAATTACCTATTATTGAGCTAATCGCGCTCAAATTGATGAGTATATGTTTTTTCGCCTAGAACAGTCATAGGAACAACACTATCAAGAATGGCTAAAAAAAGAACCTTTAGAAGCGATCTCAAGACTGCGCTCAAATGGAAAACCCACAAAAAAGAAATTGTTACTCTTCTCATGAAAAAATGATCACCTACAGCGATCATCAGACAATGAGTTTTTAGAAAATAATCACGACCTCTTGGCGATCGGGAGTAAATATTATGAAACCTAACTTTCCGCTGTTTTCTGAAGTTGTCTTAACGTTAGTTCGACG includes the following:
- a CDS encoding BrnT family toxin, producing the protein MQFEWNPDKANLNLKKHGVSFIEASTVFNDPLSITFPDPDHSYGEERYVIIGLSSTNRILVVPHTDRADRVRIISAREATRNERRFYADGE
- a CDS encoding DUF6883 domain-containing protein, yielding MLLPTNAVIAKEKLTKYLLVLLPKDDKSQFLQKAGYILENWQQLEIDLREQILTQPAKFVETTIYGSKYRIDAILRGVNGVELEVTTIWMLTNQQAKFVTLIPKRLSDRE
- a CDS encoding NAD(P)H-quinone oxidoreductase subunit N, with the protein product MDTASLNALLNSGAILPELIVIGTLVLVLVVDLIASGRKSANVLPNIAIAGLVASTAALVWQWTGLENPIAFLGSFNSDKLSIIFRAIIALSALFTILVSIRYLEQSGVVVGEYLVILLSATLGGMFLTGSDEMVMVFVSLETLSISSYLLSGYTKRDPRSNEAALKYLLVGAASSAIFLYGMSLLYGLSGGETSLSAIASKITVSNTALIIAMVFVIAGVSFKLSAVPFHQWTPDVYEGSPTPVVAFLSIGSKVAGFGLALRFLITAFPLASLQWHYVFVVLTVLSMVLGNVVAIAQTSMKRMLAYSSIGQAGFVMLGMAIDSEAGYASMVFYLILYLFMNMGAFACMILFASRTGTDQISEYSGLYQKDPLLTLALSVCLLSLGGIPPLAGFFGKLYIFWAGWQAQAYGLVLLALVMSVVSLYYYIRVVKMMVVKEPQEMSASVKNYPAITWTQVGMKPLQAAIVFTLIFTAIAGIASNPLFSLSNQAVKETQFLQAKAPNAKSVAVLPTTAQ
- a CDS encoding type I restriction enzyme HsdR N-terminal domain-containing protein, with product MAVTLPISKTILSIADVEDKFQLLPCTAPTFFREWQDNLPELTEIEKAVLDRLLVRFAAHRRRRILAEGAVDKLMISPLLDLVGFYEPEYEVRTEESVEFALEGDEEILRGRIDTLIVHEKLWVLVIEAKRTIMASLAMPQALSYMMCNPQPDIPSFGMITNGDEFIFLKAIAQPTPLYSASRSYSIFFPTGSQDLVEVFRVLKKIKNHLK
- the mutS gene encoding DNA mismatch repair protein MutS — its product is MAELVLSSTQINRAALTPMMLHYIEMKEQYPHAVMLYRLGDFFEAFFEDAELISRELELVLTGRDGGKVIGRIAMAGIPHHALDRYANQLVEKGYSIAVCDQMEAASEAQGLVRREVTRVITPGTVIEEGMLAAKKNNFLVAIANGGDNWGLAYTDISTGEFAVTQLNSTEHLIQELLRLQPAEVLIPIDVPNPQLFRGSKSEKAADFWEGIAQKKQSSLPEPFSALPESFCYTPRSQSSFALAEAKQRILETFRVRSLEGFGCQSLPLAIRAAGGILEYLESTQKSVKMPLQGISTYAIADYLILDNQTRRNLEITQTVRDGTYFSSLLWALDKTTTGMGSRALRRWLLQPLKDIAAINERLDTISELYKQHSLRKNLRSCLSQIYDIERLCSRIGAGTANGRDLIAVAVSLDRMRDVADVVAKSNSRYLKALQSVPSELLQLGAQLQKTLVEEPPIYITEGNIIRSGVNEQLDHLRQQSRDDVEWLAAFEKQEKERTGINTLKVGFNKAFGYYISISRGKSEQAPADYIRKQTLTNEERYITPELKERETRILNADNELKQLEYDIFVELRSLAAKYIEPMRTLATALAAADVLCSLAEVAVTYNYCRPEIRSDRSIAIHNGRHPVVEQSLPAGFFVPNSTYLGHDEKSPDCPDLIVLTGPNMSGKSIYLRQVGLIQLMAQVGSFVPAESATLGICDRIFTRVGAVDDLATGQSTFMVEMNETANILNHAKENSLVLLDEIGRGTSTFDGMAIAWSVAEYIANKIKARGIFATHYHELNELASLLPNVANFQVTVKELEDEIIFLHQVQEGGADRSYGIEVGRLAGLPPSVISRAKQVLEQIAKNSHIATGLRSGGSEKTANKSGDKSPKTSSKSRRDLTQESQMTIDDLLTAKDGFKKI
- a CDS encoding DUF790 family protein, which codes for MLPSDLLMHRLNGETVIPKRLKLDDPHQAIATELITIFESCKGQPQSELDRQLQELEGDTPDYRVKRGLAHILKSSFSTFEIISPLEPQELRRRVFELSAQVIPSQQATSETLEKLAEKLTQELNREVIPSQIKQGLYADLMENQILTQFDTPTTEDLIHRYNLSQVQGIFYRASHMTLNVHRNDPGEYKLLFRYLKLFQLMSYIEGDVDYGFTITVDGATSLFGTSTRYGLAIAKLLPALLHVTKWSLQATLVEKDTYSKQKRKGLFTLDSECGLVSHYPVGKMYDSALEASFAEKWADLKTEWKLEREVDLIPIPGSVMIPDFRLVHPDGRSYLLEIVGYWRPEYLRKKFSQVRQANCENLILAISERLNLEKAGVKVSDTPALTVWFKDKLLPKSVLQVIPSES
- a CDS encoding VanZ family protein; the protein is MKPNNLVWKVLALIYLSVFTLIIVLAYNRALPEYLTQNDKVGHIFLYGLSTFLGQMAGNHRTFKFAAWTLPLFPLVFSIFTFIEELCQSLSPNRTFDIGDLAASCLGILIGYGLAEISKPSSE
- a CDS encoding DUF29 family protein, translating into MEELLALKEFLLKGDIDGALGIVDELEEMSRDDKINNIRSYAVILLMHLIKQKVENRTTRSWELSIRNSIRGIQTKNQRRKAGGTYLNTEELRLAIAEAYPEAVDRASVEVEEGRYEPKELAQLVNRQEICDRAMILISTNLEI
- a CDS encoding DUF4926 domain-containing protein, which encodes MKPKFPLFSEVVLLQDIPTYNLKRGSVATVVEHYNINELGQDGYSLEGFDIPNVTVEVAESQIISVEQWQKEMEILEKLHRLSVVKLVHLESYIEKLLSEESSDQLKVS